Proteins encoded within one genomic window of Amycolatopsis sp. 2-15:
- a CDS encoding DUF5318 domain-containing protein, whose translation MLTQRQVVDYALQRRALLAGVRSGRVGDHEVCDASPYLLRAAKFHGRPDDRACPMCRRTPLTLVSWVYGDELKHVSGSARTPDELARMAGLFGEFTVYDVEVCRTCHWNHLVLSYVLGTGEPQPTRPRRTAGQ comes from the coding sequence GTGCTTACCCAGCGGCAGGTCGTGGACTACGCCTTGCAGCGCCGTGCGCTGCTGGCCGGCGTCCGCTCCGGACGCGTCGGCGACCATGAGGTGTGCGACGCGAGCCCGTACCTGCTCCGTGCGGCGAAGTTCCACGGCAGGCCGGACGACCGCGCCTGTCCGATGTGCCGCCGGACGCCGTTGACCCTCGTGTCGTGGGTCTACGGCGACGAGCTGAAGCACGTCTCGGGATCGGCGCGGACACCCGACGAACTGGCCCGCATGGCGGGGCTGTTCGGCGAGTTCACCGTCTACGACGTAGAGGTGTGCCGGACGTGCCACTGGAATCACCTGGTCCTGTCCTACGTCCTCGGCACGGGCGAGCCCCAGCCCACCCGGCCGCGGAGGACAGCGGGCCAGTGA
- a CDS encoding SdrD B-like domain-containing protein — protein sequence MRRAGKVAIGRSAGASACTLVLAGALVVLPGSAPAADTPACGGAAPNPSVEQANAPGGAPAGYVFTPAAPVPRSTPPDKVPKLVTDTAHAADGKLNAQIQTPDGRVSSATQTLPAAPGGIYTLSAATGSVGSALADRANAQATGLRFTDSAGRTLLEKSQNVTHDVQSDGKLAHQDFPAQTAPDKTTSVVFFATTNRNWVMWDCVNLQLAAYTVKLEVQNPATGEWGPSATIPAGEIAHYRTTVTNSGSLPLTGVLLKDSWCSSLPGAFSLAPGASNAVPCDHPNLAENDTGHVNKVRITGVASPSGTLADQSATASITVTPLPLIDKIGDRVWRDTDRNGRQHDGEPGVADIPVTLKDGAGGILATAKTAADGSYLFDKRKDGTYQVCFDVSHLPDGLTVTKQAAGSAVDPATGCTAAFTLGGGTHENLNADLGLAPPPPPPPPPPPAPAPTSSSTPPPPSPPSPPPSPSAPPPPSASPSPSA from the coding sequence GTGAGGCGGGCAGGAAAAGTCGCGATCGGACGTTCGGCGGGCGCGTCGGCCTGCACCCTGGTGCTGGCCGGCGCGCTCGTCGTCCTCCCGGGTTCCGCTCCGGCAGCCGACACCCCGGCGTGCGGCGGAGCGGCCCCCAACCCGAGCGTGGAGCAGGCGAACGCGCCCGGCGGCGCACCGGCGGGCTACGTGTTCACACCCGCCGCACCCGTGCCGCGCAGCACGCCGCCGGACAAGGTTCCGAAGCTCGTCACCGACACCGCGCACGCGGCCGACGGCAAGCTCAACGCGCAGATCCAGACGCCCGACGGCCGCGTCAGCTCCGCCACCCAGACCTTGCCCGCGGCGCCGGGCGGCATCTACACGCTCTCGGCGGCGACGGGTTCCGTCGGCTCGGCGCTGGCCGACCGCGCCAACGCCCAGGCGACCGGCCTGCGCTTCACCGATTCCGCCGGCCGCACGCTGCTGGAGAAGTCGCAGAACGTCACGCACGACGTGCAGTCCGACGGCAAACTCGCGCACCAGGACTTCCCCGCGCAGACGGCGCCGGACAAGACCACGTCGGTGGTGTTCTTCGCGACCACCAACCGCAACTGGGTGATGTGGGACTGCGTGAACCTGCAGCTCGCCGCCTACACGGTGAAGCTGGAGGTGCAGAACCCCGCGACCGGTGAGTGGGGCCCGTCGGCCACGATCCCGGCCGGCGAGATCGCGCACTACCGCACGACCGTCACGAACTCGGGATCGTTGCCGCTGACCGGCGTCCTGCTGAAGGACTCGTGGTGCTCGTCGCTGCCGGGCGCGTTCAGCCTGGCGCCCGGCGCGTCGAACGCCGTTCCCTGCGACCACCCGAACCTGGCCGAGAACGACACCGGCCACGTGAACAAGGTGCGGATCACCGGCGTCGCCTCGCCGAGCGGCACGCTGGCCGACCAGTCGGCCACGGCGTCGATCACCGTGACGCCCCTGCCGCTGATCGACAAGATCGGCGACCGCGTGTGGCGCGACACCGACCGCAACGGCCGGCAGCACGACGGCGAGCCCGGCGTCGCCGACATTCCCGTGACGCTCAAGGACGGCGCCGGCGGCATCCTCGCCACCGCGAAAACCGCGGCCGACGGCTCGTACCTGTTCGACAAGCGCAAGGACGGGACCTACCAGGTCTGCTTCGACGTCTCGCACCTGCCGGACGGGCTCACGGTGACGAAGCAGGCGGCCGGCTCGGCGGTCGACCCGGCCACGGGCTGCACGGCGGCGTTCACCCTAGGCGGGGGGACGCACGAGAACCTGAACGCGGACCTGGGGCTGGCACCGCCGCCCCCGCCCCCGCCCCCGCCGCCTCCGGCTCCGGCCCCGACATCGAGCTCGACTCCGCCACCGCCTTCGCCGCCCTCGCCACCTCCTTCCCCGAGCGCACCGCCGCCCCCCTCTGCAAGCCCGTCACCTTCGGCGTGA
- a CDS encoding inositol-3-phosphate synthase, with protein sequence MGENRRVRVAIVGVGNCASSLVQGVQYYRDADPGTRVPGLMHVQFGEYHVSDIDFVAAFDVDAKKVGHDLSEAIFSSENNTIKIADVPPLGVPVQRGHTYDGLGRFYRETISESDEAPVDIVGALRDAKVDVLVSYLPVGSEEADKFYAQAAIDANVAFVNALPVFIASDPVWAKKFEDAGVPIVGDDIKSQVGATITHRVLAKLFEDRGVQLDRTMQLNVGGNMDFLNMKELERLESKKISKTQSVTSQVDRELGKGNVHIGPSDYVQWLDDRKWAYVRLEGRAFGDVPLNLEYKLEVWDSPNSAGIIIDAVRAAKIAKDRGIGGPILSASSYFMKSPPEQYDDSTARDAVDKFIRGELER encoded by the coding sequence ATGGGCGAGAACCGCCGCGTTCGGGTGGCCATCGTGGGCGTCGGCAACTGCGCCTCCTCGCTGGTCCAGGGTGTGCAGTACTACCGCGACGCGGATCCCGGCACGCGCGTGCCCGGTTTGATGCACGTCCAGTTCGGCGAGTACCACGTCAGCGACATCGACTTCGTCGCCGCGTTCGACGTCGACGCCAAGAAGGTCGGTCACGACCTGTCCGAGGCGATCTTCTCGAGCGAGAACAACACGATCAAGATCGCCGACGTGCCGCCGCTCGGCGTGCCGGTGCAGCGCGGGCACACCTACGACGGTCTCGGGCGGTTCTACCGCGAGACCATCTCGGAGTCGGATGAGGCGCCCGTCGACATCGTCGGCGCGCTGCGCGACGCGAAGGTCGACGTGCTCGTCTCCTACCTGCCCGTGGGTTCGGAAGAGGCCGACAAGTTCTACGCACAGGCCGCGATCGACGCGAACGTCGCGTTCGTGAACGCGCTGCCGGTGTTCATCGCGTCGGACCCGGTGTGGGCCAAGAAGTTCGAAGACGCGGGTGTGCCGATCGTCGGTGACGACATCAAGTCGCAGGTCGGCGCCACGATCACGCACCGCGTGCTGGCGAAGCTCTTCGAAGACCGCGGCGTGCAGCTCGACCGCACGATGCAGCTCAACGTGGGCGGGAACATGGACTTCCTGAACATGAAGGAGCTCGAGCGCCTCGAGTCGAAGAAGATCTCGAAGACCCAGTCGGTGACCTCGCAGGTCGACCGCGAGCTCGGCAAGGGCAACGTCCACATCGGACCGTCGGACTACGTGCAGTGGCTCGACGACCGCAAGTGGGCCTACGTGCGCCTCGAAGGCCGCGCGTTCGGCGACGTGCCGCTGAACCTGGAGTACAAGCTCGAGGTGTGGGACTCCCCCAACTCCGCCGGCATCATCATCGATGCCGTGCGCGCCGCGAAGATCGCGAAGGACCGCGGCATCGGCGGCCCGATCCTCTCCGCGTCGTCCTACTTCATGAAGTCGCCGCCGGAGCAGTACGACGACTCCACCGCGCGCGACGCGGTCGACAAGTTCATCCGCGGCGAGCTGGAGCGCTGA
- a CDS encoding transglycosylase domain-containing protein, giving the protein MPNANGQGGMPPRRQAPPPPPPPSGSPAGPSGPTASPPQGFRQPGPPRPGGPGRNPSGPVRRPPQGRPAPPPPAYPDREPDLITHAAHNGTEFGYDPYDDRYDDRYADGYDDAEHPQYSDEDDFEDEGPELDENGKPIKPPLTPKQRKKRRWKIIRRIAYACVGLFIVVPAVAFVITYFMVKVPSPQDVKALQSQPITFFYANNQVMGRSVPPGGDRELLQPNQIPDVVKHAVYSAEDKTFETNSGFDIKGILGAVYNQVTGGTGGGSTISQQYIKKATENEAPTLTRKWTELAKSFKLNNEESKSDIITGYLNIVYFGRGANGIAAAAKAYYGKDVSQLSPSESALLAGLIQLPSKSEDPAYTQRRWSYVMDQMVANGWLSKTDRDAATFPKLIPKNAQAKQDAGTLDYFIQQRILDELEAKGYDQDKLYGSGAKIYTTIDPAAQQAAVQAVQDNMKGQTDPDILGALVAVDPRTGGVVAYYGGPNTVKDENGKDTLANDWANTPQNPGSSMKPYDLTAFLKMGKGLGETFDGTNNRELGGRIVRNAGESASCGPQCTVKKAMEVSANTVFYDMVLNVTKPTPVAEAAKEAGVQPAPKGKAKLGVNDANIALGGGETSLTPEDQAAGYATFASGGIYRQQHFVSKLTNSQDEVEFDEATLQGKPAFDPDEQKSQQIAGNVTDALQPVIKESHLKCPTGHDCAGKTGTQQFDPHGQTNLPKGYADRNAQTWMVGYTPSISAAVWIGGDGNKPLHDKNNKPIFGATIAGPAWQDFMDTYLKGKPTEKFPKVDPIGKDADTVTPSSRPSSTTTTPSSTTTTPSSTTTTPSTESSETTTSETTTPSRPGGIFGGGPGDGGGPGRNGGGGDGGGVEVTPPPRQPGG; this is encoded by the coding sequence GTGCCGAACGCCAACGGTCAGGGCGGCATGCCGCCGCGCCGGCAGGCTCCGCCGCCCCCGCCGCCGCCCAGTGGAAGTCCGGCGGGGCCGAGCGGTCCCACCGCCAGCCCGCCGCAGGGCTTCCGCCAGCCGGGTCCGCCCAGGCCCGGTGGTCCAGGCCGCAACCCGTCCGGTCCCGTCCGCCGTCCGCCGCAGGGCCGGCCGGCTCCGCCGCCCCCGGCGTATCCCGACCGTGAACCGGACCTGATCACCCACGCCGCGCACAACGGCACGGAGTTCGGCTACGACCCGTACGACGACCGTTACGACGATCGGTACGCCGACGGCTACGACGACGCCGAACACCCCCAGTACTCGGACGAGGACGACTTCGAGGACGAGGGCCCCGAGCTCGACGAGAACGGCAAGCCGATCAAGCCGCCGCTCACGCCGAAGCAGCGCAAGAAGCGCCGCTGGAAGATCATCCGGCGCATCGCGTACGCGTGCGTGGGTCTGTTCATCGTCGTGCCGGCCGTCGCTTTCGTGATCACTTACTTCATGGTGAAGGTTCCTTCCCCGCAGGACGTGAAAGCGTTGCAGAGCCAGCCCATCACGTTCTTCTACGCCAACAACCAGGTGATGGGCCGCAGCGTCCCGCCGGGCGGCGACCGCGAGCTGCTGCAGCCCAACCAGATCCCCGACGTCGTGAAGCACGCCGTGTACTCGGCCGAGGACAAGACGTTCGAGACCAACTCGGGCTTCGACATCAAGGGCATCCTGGGCGCGGTGTACAACCAGGTCACCGGTGGTACCGGTGGTGGTTCGACCATCTCGCAGCAGTACATCAAGAAGGCGACGGAGAACGAAGCGCCGACGCTGACCCGCAAGTGGACCGAGCTCGCGAAGTCGTTCAAGCTCAACAACGAAGAGTCCAAATCGGACATCATCACGGGCTACCTGAACATCGTCTACTTCGGCCGCGGCGCCAACGGCATCGCGGCGGCCGCGAAGGCCTACTACGGCAAGGACGTCAGCCAGCTGTCCCCGTCGGAGTCGGCGCTGCTCGCCGGACTGATCCAGCTGCCGAGCAAATCGGAAGACCCGGCGTACACCCAACGACGCTGGTCGTACGTGATGGACCAGATGGTGGCCAACGGCTGGCTCTCTAAGACCGACCGCGACGCCGCGACGTTCCCGAAGCTCATCCCCAAGAACGCACAGGCCAAGCAGGACGCGGGCACGCTGGACTACTTCATCCAGCAGCGCATCCTCGACGAGCTCGAAGCCAAGGGCTACGACCAGGACAAGCTCTACGGCAGCGGCGCGAAGATCTACACCACGATCGACCCCGCCGCTCAGCAGGCGGCGGTGCAGGCCGTGCAGGACAACATGAAGGGGCAAACCGACCCCGACATCCTGGGAGCTCTGGTCGCCGTCGACCCGAGAACGGGCGGGGTCGTCGCGTACTACGGCGGCCCGAACACGGTGAAGGACGAGAACGGCAAGGACACGCTGGCCAACGACTGGGCCAACACGCCGCAGAACCCGGGCTCGTCGATGAAGCCGTACGACCTCACCGCGTTCCTCAAGATGGGCAAGGGGCTCGGCGAGACGTTCGACGGCACCAACAACCGTGAGCTCGGCGGTCGCATCGTCCGCAACGCGGGTGAGAGTGCCAGCTGTGGTCCGCAGTGCACGGTCAAGAAGGCCATGGAGGTCTCGGCCAACACCGTGTTCTACGACATGGTGCTGAACGTGACGAAGCCGACGCCCGTCGCCGAAGCCGCGAAGGAAGCCGGGGTGCAGCCGGCGCCGAAGGGCAAGGCCAAGCTCGGCGTCAACGACGCCAACATCGCGCTCGGCGGTGGTGAGACGTCGTTGACCCCGGAGGACCAGGCCGCGGGTTACGCGACCTTCGCTTCGGGTGGCATCTACCGCCAGCAGCACTTCGTCTCGAAGCTCACCAACTCCCAGGACGAGGTGGAGTTCGACGAGGCGACGCTGCAGGGCAAGCCGGCGTTCGATCCCGACGAACAGAAGAGCCAGCAGATCGCGGGCAACGTCACCGACGCACTCCAGCCGGTCATCAAGGAATCCCACCTGAAGTGCCCGACCGGCCACGACTGCGCCGGCAAGACCGGTACGCAGCAGTTCGACCCGCACGGGCAGACCAACCTGCCGAAGGGCTACGCGGACCGCAACGCCCAGACGTGGATGGTGGGCTACACCCCGTCGATCTCCGCGGCGGTGTGGATCGGCGGTGACGGCAACAAGCCGTTGCACGACAAGAACAACAAGCCGATCTTCGGTGCCACGATCGCGGGTCCGGCGTGGCAGGACTTCATGGACACCTACCTCAAGGGCAAGCCCACCGAGAAGTTCCCGAAGGTCGACCCGATCGGCAAGGACGCCGACACCGTCACGCCCTCGAGCCGGCCCAGCAGCACGACCACCACCCCGTCGTCGACGACCACCACGCCGTCCTCGACGACCACCACGCCGAGCACGGAATCGAGCGAGACGACCACGTCGGAGACCACCACGCCCAGCCGCCCCGGCGGGATCTTCGGCGGTGGCCCCGGCGACGGCGGCGGTCCGGGTCGTAACGGCGGAGGCGGCGACGGCGGAGGCGTCGAGGTGACACCGCCACCGAGACAGCCAGGCGGATAA
- a CDS encoding HAD family hydrolase → MDAVIFDLDGVLVDSEKTWDEVRRAVVAEHGGTWLPESTRAQQGMSTPEWAAYLVGTLGARLTPDEIARTVIDRMAQRYASGPPVIDGAPDVVRAVARRYPVAIASSSPPVLIQAFLQACDLTSLVPVAVSSEEVGAGKPAPDVYLRAAKLLNVPAEQSAAVEDSTNGLKAALAAEMAVYAVPNPHFPPDPAVLEQATAVVRDINELPAALGL, encoded by the coding sequence ATGGACGCGGTGATCTTCGACCTCGACGGCGTGCTGGTGGACTCCGAAAAAACCTGGGACGAGGTGCGCCGCGCCGTGGTCGCGGAGCACGGCGGTACCTGGTTACCCGAATCGACCAGGGCACAGCAAGGGATGAGCACTCCCGAGTGGGCGGCCTACCTGGTCGGCACACTCGGCGCGCGGCTGACGCCCGACGAGATCGCGCGGACCGTGATCGACCGGATGGCGCAGCGCTACGCGTCGGGCCCGCCCGTGATCGACGGCGCGCCCGACGTGGTCCGCGCCGTCGCCCGCCGCTACCCGGTGGCGATCGCGAGCTCGTCGCCGCCGGTGCTGATCCAGGCATTCCTGCAAGCCTGCGACCTCACATCGCTGGTGCCCGTGGCGGTGTCGAGCGAGGAGGTCGGCGCCGGCAAACCCGCGCCCGACGTCTACCTGCGCGCGGCGAAGCTGCTGAACGTGCCGGCCGAGCAGTCCGCCGCCGTGGAGGACTCGACCAACGGGCTGAAGGCAGCACTGGCGGCGGAAATGGCCGTGTACGCGGTGCCGAACCCGCACTTCCCGCCGGACCCGGCCGTGCTGGAGCAGGCCACCGCCGTGGTGCGCGACATCAACGAGCTCCCCGCGGCGCTCGGTCTGTAG
- a CDS encoding PadR family transcriptional regulator — translation MLELAILGLLHEAPMHGYVLRKRLHETLGMFRAFSYGSLYPTLRRLLRAGFLVEELDEADDRAWSRRGRRVYKLTAEGKERFAELLGDAGPQTWDDEGFGVHLAFFSRTPADVRMRILEGRRRRVEERREGLREALARTEERIDRYTRELHRLGLESSEREVRWLNELIAHEQAEQRDPQE, via the coding sequence GTGCTCGAACTCGCGATCCTCGGGTTGCTGCACGAGGCACCCATGCACGGGTACGTGCTGCGCAAGCGTTTGCACGAGACGCTCGGGATGTTCCGGGCGTTCTCGTACGGCTCGCTGTACCCGACCCTGCGTCGGTTGCTGCGGGCGGGATTCCTCGTCGAGGAGCTCGACGAGGCGGACGACCGGGCCTGGTCCCGGCGCGGCCGCCGCGTCTACAAGCTCACCGCCGAGGGCAAGGAGCGGTTCGCCGAGCTGCTCGGTGACGCGGGTCCGCAGACCTGGGACGACGAGGGATTCGGCGTCCACCTGGCGTTCTTCTCGCGGACACCGGCCGACGTCAGGATGCGGATCCTGGAGGGCCGGCGGCGTCGCGTGGAAGAGCGTCGCGAGGGTTTGCGCGAGGCGCTGGCCAGGACCGAGGAGAGGATCGACCGCTACACCCGCGAGCTGCACCGGCTGGGACTCGAGTCGAGCGAGCGGGAGGTGCGCTGGCTCAACGAGCTGATCGCGCACGAACAAGCCGAGCAGCGTGACCCGCAGGAGTGA
- a CDS encoding MarR family winged helix-turn-helix transcriptional regulator, translating to MTSGIVDLAHRLWPVVFRLYYLVRRETSQALTPTQGSVLSELVRVGPSRMSRLAQLEGVRMPSMTDVVGRLERLGLVVRRPDPDDGRAVLVEATEAGQGFYAELVAAREAQMRERLLELTDEERAAIDAALPALGKLIRDFHVVPGKKSQEELISDER from the coding sequence GTGACTTCCGGAATCGTGGATCTCGCGCACCGCCTGTGGCCGGTCGTGTTCCGGCTCTACTACCTGGTGCGCCGCGAGACTTCGCAGGCGTTGACGCCCACCCAGGGCTCGGTGTTGTCCGAGCTGGTGCGCGTCGGGCCCAGCCGCATGAGCCGGCTGGCGCAGCTCGAAGGCGTGCGCATGCCGTCGATGACCGACGTCGTCGGGCGGCTGGAGCGGCTCGGGCTCGTGGTCCGGCGCCCCGACCCCGACGACGGGCGAGCCGTGCTGGTGGAAGCGACGGAAGCGGGCCAAGGCTTCTACGCCGAGCTCGTTGCCGCTCGCGAAGCGCAGATGCGCGAACGGCTGCTGGAGCTGACCGACGAGGAGCGCGCCGCGATCGACGCCGCCCTGCCCGCGCTCGGCAAGCTGATCCGCGATTTCCACGTCGTACCAGGGAAGAAAAGTCAGGAGGAACTGATCAGCGATGAGCGCTGA
- a CDS encoding MFS transporter, with translation MSAEHHSSLLDAVKGQPKQVWITAFAAVIAFMGIGLVDPILLSIAKGLNASPSQVTLLFTSYLGVQVIAMLFTGSMSAGFGAKRTVLVGLTLIVAATALCAAAGSIEQLVGLRAVWGLGNAFFIATALSVIVGAATGGQSGAILLYEAALGVGLSVGPLLGALLGTISWRGPFLGTAVLMAGALVLCSVFLKSDSHEKREPIKLLDPIRALKHPGLLRTSVASALYTAAFFAVLAWSPFVLGWSAIAVGLIFCGWGLCVAVAGVALAPKLAARFGERHAAALAVVGYTVLMLVLAVPNKTVVVIGIVLSGLVSGLLNTLFTGTAMSISTAPRPVASAGYNFCRWLGGAVAATLVGHVADWLGWEQGPFVIAAALCLIAAVLLSLREKKADPHAVPKEAALVGDEEL, from the coding sequence ATGAGCGCTGAGCACCACTCGAGTCTGCTGGACGCGGTCAAGGGCCAGCCCAAACAGGTGTGGATCACGGCGTTCGCCGCGGTCATCGCGTTCATGGGCATCGGCTTGGTCGACCCGATCCTGCTGTCGATCGCCAAGGGCCTGAACGCGTCGCCGTCGCAGGTCACGCTGCTGTTCACGTCGTACCTCGGCGTGCAGGTGATCGCGATGCTGTTCACCGGTTCGATGTCCGCGGGCTTCGGCGCGAAGCGCACCGTGCTGGTCGGGCTGACGTTGATCGTCGCCGCGACCGCGCTGTGCGCCGCGGCTGGTTCGATCGAGCAGCTCGTGGGCCTGCGTGCCGTGTGGGGCCTCGGCAACGCGTTCTTCATCGCCACCGCGCTGTCGGTGATCGTCGGCGCCGCCACGGGCGGGCAGTCCGGCGCGATCCTGCTGTACGAGGCGGCTTTGGGCGTCGGGCTGTCCGTCGGCCCGCTGCTGGGTGCGCTGCTCGGCACGATCTCGTGGCGCGGCCCGTTCCTGGGCACGGCCGTGCTGATGGCCGGTGCGCTCGTGCTGTGCTCGGTGTTCCTGAAGAGCGACTCGCACGAGAAGCGCGAGCCGATCAAGCTGCTCGACCCGATCCGCGCGTTGAAGCACCCCGGCCTGCTGCGCACGTCGGTCGCGTCGGCGCTGTACACGGCGGCGTTCTTCGCGGTGCTGGCGTGGTCGCCGTTCGTGCTGGGCTGGAGCGCGATCGCCGTCGGGCTGATCTTCTGCGGCTGGGGCCTGTGCGTGGCGGTGGCCGGCGTCGCGCTGGCGCCGAAGCTCGCCGCGCGGTTCGGCGAACGGCACGCGGCCGCGCTCGCCGTGGTCGGTTACACCGTGCTGATGCTGGTGCTGGCCGTGCCGAACAAGACGGTCGTGGTGATCGGCATCGTGCTCTCCGGCCTGGTTTCGGGGCTGCTCAACACGTTGTTCACGGGCACCGCGATGTCGATCAGCACCGCGCCGCGCCCGGTCGCCAGCGCGGGCTACAACTTCTGCCGCTGGCTCGGCGGCGCCGTCGCGGCCACGCTCGTGGGCCACGTCGCCGACTGGCTCGGCTGGGAGCAGGGGCCGTTCGTGATCGCGGCCGCGCTGTGCCTCATCGCCGCGGTGCTGCTGTCGTTGCGGGAGAAGAAGGCCGACCCGCACGCCGTGCCGAAGGAAGCCGCTCTGGTGGGCGACGAGGAACTCTGA